Proteins from a genomic interval of Campylobacter concisus:
- the fliR gene encoding flagellar biosynthetic protein FliR, translating to MELVEFFGADKVITFMLLFARLSGLIVFFPFFSHNQIPLSVKTLLVFALCVVLFPLSHAHEHAINFLIMEILSEAMLGLCAGLLLNIVFAILQMAGEQISMIMGFSMASVLDPQTGTNSPVIANILNFIALLAFLMLDGHHLILQFYSTSLSAIPLGDFYPRSGVMSYALKLFGNLFMFGFVLAFPIIALSILSDAIFGMLMKTMPQFNLLVVGYPIKVSIGFSVLIAILAGIIKIITDMMVQILNDMPALFF from the coding sequence ATGGAATTAGTCGAGTTTTTTGGAGCGGATAAAGTCATAACCTTTATGCTCCTTTTTGCGCGTCTTAGTGGGCTTATCGTATTTTTTCCATTTTTTTCTCACAATCAAATCCCGCTTAGCGTAAAAACTTTACTAGTTTTTGCCCTTTGTGTTGTGCTTTTCCCGCTCTCACATGCCCATGAGCATGCTATAAATTTTTTGATCATGGAAATTTTAAGTGAGGCCATGCTCGGACTTTGCGCTGGACTTTTGCTAAATATCGTTTTTGCCATACTTCAAATGGCTGGCGAGCAAATCTCAATGATTATGGGTTTTTCGATGGCTTCAGTGCTTGATCCGCAAACTGGTACAAATTCGCCAGTGATCGCAAATATTTTAAATTTTATTGCTCTTCTTGCATTTTTGATGCTTGATGGGCATCATTTGATATTACAGTTTTACTCCACTTCGCTTTCTGCTATACCGCTTGGAGATTTTTATCCAAGAAGTGGTGTGATGAGCTACGCCCTAAAGCTCTTTGGCAATCTTTTTATGTTTGGATTTGTTCTGGCTTTTCCTATTATCGCGCTTTCTATACTTTCGGATGCTATTTTTGGCATGCTTATGAAAACTATGCCACAATTTAACCTATTGGTCGTTGGTTATCCTATTAAGGTAAGTATTGGCTTTTCGGTTTTGATAGCTATTTTAGCTGGCATTATAAAAATCATAACTGATATGATGGTGCAGATTTTAAACGATATGCCAGCACTATTTTTTTAA
- the argS gene encoding arginine--tRNA ligase, translated as MKNKIKAEISKVLEREFVLEKPKDKNLAHYATPLFGLAKELKKSPAMIASEFADKFSDSKIVEASAVNGYLNFKLKSKFLDEISKQILLDSENFAKEDVKKDSYLIEYISANPTGPLHIGHVRGAVYGDTLARLGKRLGYAISTEYYINDAGNQIDLLGTSISLAAKEQLFNESIVYPEKYYRGDYILDIAKLANEKFGREIFYDESRNLELAEFGKDIVLEIIKKDLADVGIFIESWASEKALYDGLEPTINKLKRSNQMYEKEGATYIASTTLGDDNDRVVVRNDGRPTYLAGDIIYHNAKFEKNFDHYINIWGADHHGYIARLKAAINFLGYDENKLEVILMQMVSLLKDGKPYKMSKRAGNAVLMSDIVSEIGAEALRFIFISKANTSSLEFDVDELKKEDSSNPIFYINYAHARINQVFAKAGKNVQDVINANFECLDENARNLLFEALILPEILEDAFISRQLQKIPDYLKSLAASFHKFYNENRVVGNENEDSLLKVFAVVAISIKTAFNIMGITAKDRM; from the coding sequence TTGAAAAATAAAATAAAAGCTGAAATTTCAAAGGTTTTAGAGCGTGAATTTGTGCTTGAAAAGCCAAAGGATAAAAATTTAGCCCACTATGCTACGCCACTTTTTGGCCTTGCAAAGGAGCTAAAAAAGTCGCCAGCCATGATAGCTAGCGAGTTTGCCGATAAATTTAGTGATAGCAAAATAGTTGAAGCTAGTGCAGTAAATGGCTACTTAAATTTCAAGCTAAAAAGCAAGTTTTTAGATGAAATTTCAAAGCAAATTTTGCTAGACAGCGAAAATTTTGCAAAAGAAGATGTGAAAAAAGATAGCTATTTAATAGAATACATCAGTGCAAATCCAACTGGACCACTTCACATCGGACACGTTAGAGGCGCAGTTTATGGCGATACTTTGGCAAGACTTGGCAAAAGACTTGGCTACGCTATCTCAACAGAATACTACATAAACGACGCTGGTAATCAAATTGATCTACTTGGCACTTCGATATCGCTTGCGGCAAAAGAGCAGCTTTTTAATGAAAGCATCGTCTATCCAGAGAAATACTACCGCGGGGATTATATTTTAGATATTGCTAAGCTTGCAAATGAGAAATTTGGTAGGGAAATTTTTTATGATGAGAGTAGAAACCTCGAGCTTGCCGAGTTTGGCAAGGATATCGTGCTTGAGATCATTAAAAAAGATTTAGCGGACGTTGGGATATTTATAGAGAGCTGGGCTAGTGAGAAGGCTCTTTATGATGGACTAGAGCCAACTATAAATAAGCTAAAACGTTCAAATCAAATGTATGAAAAAGAGGGCGCTACTTATATCGCTTCAACTACGCTTGGCGATGATAACGATAGGGTCGTAGTTAGAAATGACGGCAGACCAACATATCTAGCTGGCGACATCATCTATCATAACGCTAAATTTGAGAAAAATTTTGATCATTATATAAACATTTGGGGTGCTGACCACCACGGATATATCGCAAGGCTAAAGGCTGCGATAAATTTCCTTGGATACGATGAAAATAAGCTTGAAGTAATACTTATGCAGATGGTTAGTCTGCTAAAAGATGGTAAGCCGTACAAGATGAGCAAGCGCGCTGGTAATGCCGTGCTGATGAGCGATATCGTAAGTGAGATCGGTGCTGAGGCGCTTAGATTTATCTTTATAAGCAAGGCAAATACGAGTAGTTTGGAATTTGACGTAGATGAGCTTAAAAAAGAGGATAGCTCAAATCCTATCTTTTATATAAACTATGCTCATGCTAGGATAAATCAAGTCTTTGCAAAGGCTGGGAAAAATGTTCAAGATGTAATCAATGCAAACTTCGAATGCCTAGATGAAAATGCTAGAAATTTACTTTTTGAGGCGCTAATCTTGCCTGAAATTTTAGAAGACGCTTTTATCTCAAGGCAGCTTCAAAAGATCCCAGATTATCTGAAGTCACTAGCTGCTAGTTTTCATAAATTTTATAACGAAAACCGTGTAGTTGGAAATGAAAACGAAGATAGCTTACTAAAAGTCTTTGCAGTTGTTGCTATCTCGATAAAAACAGCATTTAATATAATGGGAATTACAGCTAAAGATAGGATGTAG
- the murD gene encoding UDP-N-acetylmuramoyl-L-alanine--D-glutamate ligase → MRKSLFGYGGTIKAIAKNFTKDGFWDIYDDKFSEISKDEFGNTLLPVSEFDPAKSGLEIPSPGIPPHHELIKKARNLVSEYDYFYEIYKENLPFNIWISGTNGKTTTTKMTQHLLESKGSVMGGNVGIALANLDSNAKIWILETSSFTLHYTNHATPGIYVLLPITPDHLSWHGDMSEYEKAKLKPLASMSESSVAIVPEIYANTPTKAKVIAYKDESDLAKFCGVSVDDINFKTPFLLDALLALAVEKILFDRCDVELLNTFVIEANKLEEFSDKNGRIWVNDTKATNIDASIQAVKRYKDHFIHLILGGDDKGVDMTPLFEGLKSLRVKIYAIGSNSDKLMKLATKFGIPALKCGFLQNAVNEINKELKTSEIALLSPAAASLDQFKSYAERGDKFKEFIKAL, encoded by the coding sequence ATGAGAAAATCGCTATTTGGCTACGGTGGCACGATAAAGGCGATCGCAAAGAATTTCACAAAAGACGGATTTTGGGATATCTATGATGATAAATTTAGTGAAATTTCAAAAGATGAGTTTGGCAACACTCTTTTGCCAGTTAGCGAATTTGATCCAGCAAAAAGCGGACTAGAGATACCAAGTCCTGGTATCCCGCCTCATCACGAGCTTATTAAAAAAGCTAGAAATTTGGTAAGCGAGTATGACTATTTTTATGAAATTTATAAAGAAAATCTGCCATTTAATATCTGGATAAGCGGCACAAACGGCAAGACTACGACAACCAAGATGACACAGCACCTACTAGAGAGCAAGGGCTCAGTCATGGGCGGTAATGTTGGTATCGCACTAGCAAATTTAGACTCAAACGCTAAAATTTGGATACTTGAGACTAGCTCATTTACTCTTCACTACACAAATCACGCTACACCTGGTATCTACGTGCTTTTGCCGATCACTCCAGATCATCTAAGCTGGCATGGCGACATGAGTGAGTACGAAAAGGCTAAGCTAAAGCCGCTTGCTAGCATGAGCGAAAGTAGCGTGGCGATCGTGCCTGAAATTTACGCCAACACGCCAACAAAGGCAAAAGTGATCGCTTACAAAGATGAGAGCGATCTGGCTAAATTTTGTGGCGTAAGCGTAGATGATATAAATTTTAAAACGCCATTTTTGCTTGACGCATTGCTAGCACTGGCAGTAGAGAAAATTTTATTTGACCGCTGCGACGTGGAGCTTTTAAATACCTTTGTCATCGAGGCAAACAAGCTTGAAGAATTTAGCGACAAAAATGGCAGAATCTGGGTCAATGACACAAAAGCGACCAATATCGACGCGAGTATACAGGCCGTTAAACGCTACAAAGATCATTTCATACATCTAATACTTGGTGGCGATGATAAGGGTGTTGACATGACGCCACTTTTTGAAGGCTTAAAGAGTTTAAGAGTAAAAATTTACGCCATTGGCTCAAATAGTGACAAACTCATGAAATTAGCGACTAAATTTGGCATACCAGCTTTGAAATGCGGCTTTTTGCAAAATGCTGTCAATGAGATAAATAAAGAGCTAAAGACTAGCGAGATAGCACTTCTAAGCCCGGCAGCTGCGAGCCTTGATCAGTTTAAGAGCTATGCCGAGCGAGGCGATAAATTTAAAGAGTTTATAAAGGCGCTTTAA
- a CDS encoding Highly acidic protein: MKVALVNKNPAVSRLITLSLNKLGIEYSEFDDVNSVGDQFDYIIIDSDMDSSDVNLNQKIMYLAPRGGEKPDFADVMLEKPFLPTEFISLFEQNRDSGSEAEPELGLDESANFNDFDESNKNFDDLENFELPEIDMGLENLAKEDDKADKFDNEALDDEFLKEKLSELEAEDLKDKDISFDETDTELIDDDMINDIASKYMADSEDIDKSLEQNNEPPVIKEEHSDDFDELSSLVDEIDDMGESDLADEEAKNELDKMVEQNSQNLETAELNEDFVDDISQSKKELSEIESLDKELNEEASEDSENFDELETDFGSDENFEPESSEANLIDEASQNLEEDIDEESTKEAEEISLDEDIDLEKEPTKEDHEEISEEVLAQEDLGMVDEVFEEENFKEETLGSPNFDVASIEEIDENTMQAAFGLNNAPQTSSCDETKIDTDYKEELTKKITKHVHESLNESSLRDVLKDMNIKINISFEEK; the protein is encoded by the coding sequence ATGAAAGTTGCACTTGTAAATAAAAACCCAGCAGTTTCTCGCCTTATAACATTAAGTTTAAATAAGCTAGGCATAGAATATAGTGAATTTGACGATGTTAATAGTGTTGGAGATCAGTTTGATTATATTATCATCGATAGTGATATGGATAGCAGCGATGTTAATTTAAATCAAAAGATAATGTATCTAGCACCTAGAGGCGGTGAAAAGCCTGATTTTGCTGATGTTATGCTTGAAAAGCCCTTTTTACCAACAGAATTTATTAGTTTGTTTGAACAGAATAGAGATTCTGGCAGTGAAGCAGAGCCAGAGCTTGGACTAGATGAGTCTGCAAATTTTAATGACTTTGACGAAAGCAATAAAAACTTTGATGATTTAGAAAATTTTGAGCTTCCAGAAATTGACATGGGACTTGAAAATTTAGCAAAAGAAGATGATAAGGCAGATAAATTTGATAACGAGGCTTTAGATGATGAGTTTTTAAAAGAGAAGCTAAGTGAACTAGAGGCCGAGGATTTAAAGGATAAAGATATCAGTTTTGATGAAACAGACACTGAACTCATAGATGATGATATGATAAATGACATAGCTAGCAAATATATGGCTGATTCAGAAGATATAGATAAATCCTTAGAGCAAAACAATGAGCCGCCTGTGATAAAAGAAGAGCATAGCGATGACTTTGATGAGCTTAGTTCGCTTGTAGATGAGATAGATGATATGGGCGAGAGCGACTTGGCGGATGAAGAGGCTAAAAACGAGCTTGATAAAATGGTCGAGCAAAATTCTCAAAATTTAGAAACTGCCGAGCTTAATGAAGATTTTGTAGATGATATAAGTCAAAGTAAAAAAGAGCTCAGCGAGATCGAATCTTTGGATAAAGAGCTAAACGAAGAAGCTAGCGAAGATAGTGAAAATTTTGATGAGCTAGAGACTGATTTTGGTAGTGATGAAAATTTTGAGCCTGAAAGCAGCGAGGCAAATTTGATAGATGAAGCTAGTCAAAATTTAGAGGAAGATATAGATGAAGAATCTACCAAAGAAGCAGAGGAGATTTCTTTGGATGAAGATATAGACCTTGAAAAAGAGCCAACTAAAGAAGATCATGAAGAAATTTCTGAAGAAGTCCTTGCTCAAGAAGATCTAGGTATGGTAGATGAGGTATTTGAGGAAGAAAATTTTAAAGAAGAGACGTTGGGTAGCCCAAATTTTGATGTAGCGTCTATTGAAGAAATAGATGAAAATACGATGCAAGCAGCATTTGGATTAAATAATGCACCACAAACTAGCTCATGCGATGAAACAAAAATCGATACTGACTATAAAGAAGAGCTAACCAAAAAGATCACAAAACACGTCCATGAGTCGTTAAATGAAAGCTCGCTAAGAGATGTGCTAAAAGATATGAACATAAAGATAAATATAAGTTTTGAGGAAAAGTAG
- the tatA gene encoding twin-arginine translocase TatA/TatE family subunit — MGSFSIGHWLVVLAIIVLLFGAKKIPELAKGLGKGIKTFKAEMEDTTPEKSEKVEHKEENANSQKIEETTKNA, encoded by the coding sequence ATGGGTTCTTTTAGTATTGGTCACTGGCTAGTTGTTTTAGCGATTATTGTTTTACTTTTTGGAGCAAAGAAGATCCCAGAACTTGCAAAAGGACTAGGCAAAGGCATAAAGACTTTTAAGGCTGAGATGGAAGATACAACACCTGAAAAAAGTGAGAAAGTCGAGCATAAAGAAGAGAATGCCAATAGTCAAAAAATAGAAGAAACAACTAAAAACGCATAG
- the gmk gene encoding guanylate kinase, with translation MQGQILVVSGPSGSGKSTLLGRLLKEEKDLYFSISSTTRAKREGEVDGVDYYFIKEDEFKSGIEKGEFLEWAQVHKNYYGTSLKPVLSALEAGKIVIFDIDVQGFHIALEKFKSYITSVFITTANKKELKKRLKNRGTDSDETIENRLMNAVGEMEHILEYDYFLVNDDIEKSYKGLKSILRAMRLKSSKIDLRRVIDEWIDC, from the coding sequence TTGCAAGGACAAATTTTAGTAGTTTCAGGACCTAGTGGAAGTGGTAAAAGCACGCTTTTGGGCCGTCTTTTAAAGGAAGAGAAGGATCTTTATTTTTCTATTTCAAGCACGACTAGGGCAAAAAGAGAAGGCGAAGTCGATGGAGTGGATTACTATTTTATAAAAGAAGATGAGTTTAAAAGTGGCATAGAAAAGGGCGAATTTTTAGAATGGGCGCAGGTGCATAAAAACTATTATGGAACAAGTCTAAAGCCTGTTTTATCAGCACTTGAGGCCGGAAAGATAGTGATATTTGACATTGATGTGCAAGGCTTTCACATCGCACTTGAGAAATTTAAAAGTTACATAACCTCAGTTTTTATAACAACTGCAAATAAAAAAGAGCTTAAAAAACGCTTGAAAAATCGCGGAACTGATAGCGACGAAACGATAGAAAATCGCCTAATGAACGCAGTTGGTGAGATGGAGCACATCTTAGAATATGATTATTTTTTGGTAAATGATGACATTGAAAAGAGTTATAAGGGCCTAAAATCAATTCTTAGAGCGATGAGGTTAAAAAGCTCGAAAATAGACTTAAGACGCGTTATTGATGAGTGGATAGATTGCTAG
- the mraY gene encoding phospho-N-acetylmuramoyl-pentapeptide-transferase: MFYYIYEILNFNIFQYITVRAGIAFFIAFALTAYLMPKFITWAKAKNAAQPIYELAPQTHQKKAKTPTMGGLVFVFTAVLSTVICARLDNAFVLTSLFCLVCFTLLGYKDDYSKILGAKNHAGLSPKAKLFFQFLIAFVISVFLYASHELSTEFYLPFFKQPILDLKIFAIFFWTLVIVAASNSVNLTDGLDGLATVPSIFSLLTLGVFAYICGHAVFSSYLLLPKIIGVGESVVVSSALIGSLMGFLWFNCHPAEVFMGDSGSLSVGAYIGFMGVTTKNEILLIIIGLIFVVETLSVILQVGSFKIFKRRIFLMAPIHHHFEIKGWAENKIIVRFWIIALLANLIALTALKIR; the protein is encoded by the coding sequence ATGTTTTACTATATCTATGAAATTTTAAATTTTAATATCTTTCAATACATCACCGTCCGTGCTGGTATCGCTTTTTTCATCGCTTTTGCACTCACAGCTTATTTGATGCCCAAATTTATCACTTGGGCAAAGGCAAAAAACGCCGCCCAGCCTATCTACGAGCTTGCCCCGCAAACTCACCAAAAAAAGGCCAAAACGCCGACCATGGGCGGACTTGTCTTTGTCTTCACAGCCGTACTTTCCACGGTAATTTGTGCAAGGCTTGATAACGCATTTGTCTTAACATCTCTCTTTTGCCTAGTTTGCTTTACACTGCTTGGCTACAAGGACGATTACAGTAAAATTTTAGGAGCAAAAAATCACGCCGGCCTAAGCCCAAAAGCAAAGCTTTTTTTTCAGTTTTTAATAGCCTTTGTAATTTCTGTTTTTTTATATGCAAGTCACGAGCTTAGCACCGAGTTTTATCTACCTTTTTTTAAGCAACCTATTTTAGATTTAAAAATTTTTGCCATTTTCTTTTGGACACTGGTCATAGTCGCTGCTTCAAATTCAGTAAATTTAACAGACGGGCTTGACGGGCTAGCTACTGTGCCATCTATATTTTCGCTTCTGACACTTGGCGTTTTTGCTTATATCTGCGGACACGCTGTCTTTAGCTCATATTTACTCTTGCCAAAGATCATAGGCGTTGGTGAAAGCGTTGTTGTCTCTTCAGCCCTAATTGGCTCATTAATGGGCTTTTTGTGGTTTAACTGCCATCCAGCTGAAGTCTTTATGGGCGATAGCGGTAGCTTAAGCGTTGGAGCATATATCGGTTTTATGGGCGTTACGACCAAAAATGAAATCTTACTCATCATCATAGGCCTCATCTTTGTCGTTGAAACCCTAAGCGTTATCTTACAAGTGGGCAGCTTTAAAATTTTCAAACGCAGAATTTTTCTCATGGCGCCTATACATCACCATTTTGAGATAAAAGGCTGGGCGGAAAATAAGATCATCGTTCGCTTCTGGATCATCGCACTTTTAGCGAACCTAATCGCACTAACTGCGCTAAAGATCAGATAA
- the gpmI gene encoding 2,3-bisphosphoglycerate-independent phosphoglycerate mutase gives MSQKTILIITDGIGFNKSGKFNAFEAAKKPNYEKFFKEIPNSLIKTSGNAVGLPEGQMGNSEVGHMCIGSGRVLYQNLVKISRSFADGSIAENEALKALFKKCKKIHIIGLYSDGGVHSHMEHFDGMCELASKNGCEVFAHAITDGRDVSPNSGINFIKSLEAKFKIATVCGRFYAMDRDKRWERVKEAYGSLVEGANLSSLSPSEYLQKSYDEGVTDEFVKPASFNGFKGIGKDDGVIVINFRNDRAREICQALGEEKFSEFERPFAIKNLITMTEYDANFKFEVLFKNEKIKNTLSEVIATAGLRQLHTAETEKYAHVTFFFNGGVEELASNETRVLIPSPKVKTYDEKPEMSAAEVCKAVLKGMDDEQDFIVVNFANGDMVGHTGNYDAAIKAVEAVDTALGEIYAKAKEKNYAMIITSDHGNCEEMRDSSGELLTNHTTYDVFCFVMADGVKKVKNGGLNNIAPSVLKIMGLEIPAEMDEALI, from the coding sequence ATGAGTCAAAAAACTATTTTAATAATAACTGATGGTATTGGATTTAATAAAAGCGGTAAATTTAACGCATTTGAGGCGGCTAAAAAGCCAAATTACGAGAAATTTTTTAAAGAAATTCCAAACTCGCTCATAAAAACCTCTGGAAACGCTGTGGGACTACCTGAAGGGCAGATGGGAAACAGCGAAGTAGGGCATATGTGTATAGGAAGTGGGCGAGTTTTGTATCAAAATTTGGTCAAAATTTCACGCAGCTTTGCTGATGGCTCGATAGCAGAAAATGAAGCCCTAAAAGCTCTTTTTAAAAAGTGCAAAAAGATTCACATCATAGGGCTTTATAGCGACGGCGGTGTGCACTCTCACATGGAGCATTTTGATGGTATGTGCGAGCTTGCTAGTAAAAATGGCTGCGAAGTTTTTGCTCACGCTATAACTGACGGACGAGATGTTAGCCCAAATAGCGGTATAAATTTCATCAAAAGCTTGGAGGCTAAATTTAAAATAGCAACCGTTTGTGGCAGATTTTACGCGATGGATAGAGATAAACGCTGGGAGCGTGTAAAAGAGGCCTATGGTAGCTTGGTAGAGGGAGCAAATTTAAGCAGCTTATCGCCAAGCGAGTATCTACAAAAAAGCTACGATGAGGGCGTGACAGACGAGTTTGTAAAGCCAGCAAGCTTTAATGGCTTTAAGGGCATAGGCAAAGATGACGGCGTGATCGTAATAAATTTTAGAAATGATAGGGCAAGAGAGATTTGCCAGGCTCTAGGCGAAGAGAAATTTAGCGAGTTTGAGCGCCCTTTTGCTATCAAAAATCTAATCACCATGACCGAATACGACGCAAATTTTAAATTTGAAGTACTCTTTAAAAATGAAAAGATAAAAAACACCCTAAGCGAGGTCATAGCGACCGCTGGACTAAGGCAGCTTCACACGGCTGAGACTGAAAAATACGCCCATGTAACATTTTTTTTTAATGGTGGCGTCGAGGAGCTAGCTAGCAACGAAACGAGGGTGCTCATCCCTAGTCCAAAAGTAAAAACCTACGACGAAAAGCCAGAGATGAGCGCTGCTGAGGTTTGCAAAGCCGTGCTAAAAGGTATGGATGATGAACAGGACTTCATTGTGGTAAATTTCGCAAACGGCGATATGGTAGGGCATACTGGTAACTATGATGCCGCTATAAAAGCAGTTGAAGCAGTGGATACGGCTCTTGGAGAAATTTATGCTAAAGCAAAAGAGAAAAACTATGCGATGATCATCACGAGCGATCATGGAAACTGCGAAGAGATGCGTGATAGTAGTGGTGAGCTACTGACAAACCACACGACTTATGATGTCTTTTGTTTTGTGATGGCTGATGGCGTAAAAAAGGTAAAAAATGGTGGTCTAAACAATATCGCTCCTAGTGTTTTAAAGATCATGGGGCTTGAAATTCCAGCTGAGATGGATGAGGCGTTAATATAA